DNA sequence from the Cystobacter ferrugineus genome:
GCACCTCGAGCTGGATGGCGGGGCCGATCGTCCGGCGCATCAGCTCCTCCAGCGAGGCGATGAGCGCCTGGGCATCCACGGGCCGGGGCTCGAGCGGCTGGCGTCGCGAGAAGGCGAGCAGCCGGTGGGTGAGCGCCGCGGCGCGGTTGACCGAGGCCATGGCCGAGTTGATGTAGCGCGGGGCCTGATCCACCTGGCCCAGCTCCAGCCGCTTCTGGAGGATGGACAGCGAGCCGAGGATGCCGGACAGCAGGTTGTTGAAGTCGTGCGCGATGCCGCCGGTGAGCTGGCCCACCGCCTCCATCTTCTGGGCGTGGCGCAGCGCCTCCTCGGCGCGTCCGCGCTCGGCGATCTCCGACTGGAGCCGGGCGTTGGCGGCGGCGAGCTCGTGCGTGCGCTCGGCCACGCGCGTCTCCAGGGTCTCGTTGAGCACGCGCAGCGAGTCCTCGGCCGCGCGCCGCTCGTGCACGTCCTCCGTCATGCCATGCCAGCGCAGGATGTTGCCCTGGGGGCCGCGCAGGGGCAGGGCGCGCGTGTGCATCCACCGGTAGTCTCCCCGGGACAGGCGCATGCGGTACTCGGCCTCGAAGCTCCCCAGGGAGGAGATGGCCCGCGCCCACGCCGCGGAGACGGCCGAGCGATCATCCGGGTGCACCAGGCGCAGCCAACCGTCTCCGAGCGCCGTCTCGCGCTCCATGCCCGTCAGCTCCACCCAGCTCTCGGGCAGGCCGGTGATGCGGCCCTCCGGGTCCGCCGCCCAGGAGATCCTCGGCGCGAGCCGCACCAGGGCGGAGGGGTCGATGACCTCCCCGGGAGGCCCCACCCAGGCCCCATTGGCCTCCGCCCGCGCCAGCGCCGCGCGCAGCCGTGCGTTCTCCGCCTCGAGCGCGGCCAGGCGCTCGCTCCGCGTCGTGTCCATGGGAGTGCCCACGGATTTCTACAGAACACCGGGCACCGGGCACGTCAAGCAAAGGGGAAAGGCCGGGTCCCGCTCCGCCGGATATCAGAAATCACCCACCCGCCATCACACCACCGCGAGCGGCTCGGGCCCGGCGTCCAGCACCTCGCGCAGACGTCTGAGGCCCCGCTCCAGTTGCGCGCGCGTGCGCGGCGTGCCGATGCACACCCGCACCGCCGAGGGCACCAGTCCCGGCCCCACGCCGAACAGGTCCGCGCTCGTCACCGCCACCCCGTGCCGCCGCGCCTGCGCCGTGAACGCCTCGCTGCGCCGCCCCTCGGGAAGCCCGAGCCACAGGTGATAGAGCGGCACCGTCGGCTCGCACCGCACCCCCGTGCCGAGCACCGCGCGCGCCAGCGCCTGGCGTTCGCCCGTCTCGCGCCGCTGGGCCACCACGAGCGCGTCCGCCGTGCCGTCCTCCACCCAGCGCGAGAGCACCTCGGCCATGAGCGGCGTCGTCATCAGCGAGGCCAGGCCCACCTCCTCGGCGAGCCGCTCGCCGCGCGCCCGCGCCGGCCCCACCAGGTAGCCGATGCGCAGCCCCGGCGTGAGCAGCTTGCTCACCCCGGCGATGAAGTAGCTGGACTCGGGCAGGAAACACGCGAGCGGCGGCGGGCGCACCGAGGGCAGGAGCCCATACGAGTCGTCCTCCAGCACCAGCACCCCATGGCGGCGCGCCACCTCGGCCACCTCGCGCCGCCGCGCCTCGGACATCACCACGCCCGTGGGGTTGTGGCACGTGGGCTGGAGGTAGAGCAGGCGCACCGGGCCCGCGCGGCACGCCGCCTCCAGCGCGTCGGGCAGCAGGCCATCCGCGTCCATCGCCAGCCCCTGCATCCTCAACTGGAAGCGCCGCGCGAGCACCTTGATGCCCGGGTAGGTGAGCGCCTCGGTGGCGAGCACGTCGCCCGGCTGGGTGAGCGCCGCCAGCGCCACCTCCATGGCGTGCTGGCCTCCCGCGCACACCACCACCTGCTCGGGCCGGGCCGACAGCCCGAAGCGTCCCGACCAGGCCGCGCCCACCTCGCGGTGCCTCAGCGCCCCCGCCGCGGGCTGGTAGGCGAGCAGCTCCGCCAGCCGGGGCGAGCGGCCCAGCTCCTCCAGCGACGCGCGCAGCGCCTGGCCCACCGGATCGCCCTCGGGCGTCGCGGGCGCGTTGATGCTCAGCTCCACCAGCGAGGCCTCGTCCGCCTCCATGGGCGTGGGCATGTGCGTGGGCGCGGCCTTGTCCCGCACGTAGGTGCCCCGGCCCACCTCGCCCCGCACGAGCCCTCGCTTCTCCGCCTCGCCATAGGCGCGCGTCACCGTGCCCACCGTGACGCCCAGCCGCTCGGCCAGCTCCCGGTGCGTGGGCAGACGCGTGCCCGGCAGCAGCCGCCCGGCCTCGCGATCCTCCGCCAGCGCGTCCGCGATCGCCCGGTACAGCGGCCCCCGGCGATCCTCGAGCCTCGGCGTCCAGCCTGTCTCGGTGACAATCGGTACACTTGACGAATGTTGGAGTCCCACGTAAGCGATTGTCTCGATTCCGGCGCGACTTGTCACGAAATTGCGTCGAAACCAGCCCCGCCCCCTTCAGCACAGAGGAGCCGCAGCATGATGCCCATCGAGGTCCAGCGCGCCGCCGCCCTGAAGCCCAAGCCCGCCGCCACGGACGTGCTGGGCTTCGGCAAGTACTTCACCGACCACATGTTCCGGATGGACTACGCGCCGGAGCGGGGGTGGCACCAGGCGCGCATCGTGCCGTACGGGCCGCTGGGGTTGGATCCGGGCGCGGCGGCGCTGCACTACGCGCAGTCGGTGTTCGACGGGGCGAAGGTGTTCCGGGGCCGGGATGGGAAGCTGCGCGCGTTCCGGCTGACGGACCACTGCGCGCGCCTGGCGGCGAGCGCCGAGCGGCTGAGCATGGCGGTGGTGCCGCCGGAGCTGGCGCGCGCGTCCATCGAGGCGCTGGTGAAGGAGGAGGCCGCATGGGTGCCGAGCGCGCCGGGCACGTCGTTGTACGTGCGGCCGGTGGTGATCGCCTCGGAGGCGTTCCTCGGGGTGAGGCCAGCGGACAAGTACATCTTCTTCGCCATCCTCAGCCCGGTGGGCAACTACTTCAGCAACGGGGCGGAGCCGGTGCGCATCTGGGTGGAGCAGCGGCACACGCGCGCGGCGCCCGGAGGCCTGGGCGGGGCGAAGGCGGCGGCCAACTACGCGGCGAGCCTCCAGGCGTCGGTGGAGGCCAAGAAGCGGGGCTATGCGCAGGTGCTGTGGCTGGACGCGCTCGAGCACCGCTACATCGAGGAGGTGGGAACGATGAACCTCTTCGTGCGCATCGGGGATGAGATTGTCACCCCGCCCTTGGATGGGACGTTCCTGCCGGGCATCACCCGGGAGAGCGCGCTGACGCTCTTGCGCGACTGGGGCATGAAGGTGAGCGAGCGCAAGCTGTCCATCGACGAGCTGCGCGAGGCGCACCGCGAGGGGGCGCTGCACGAGGTGTTCGGCACGGGGACGGCGGCGGTGATTTCGCCGGTGGGTGGACTGGGCTTCGAGGAGGGCGAGCTGAAGATTGGCCAGGGCCGGGTGGGCGAGGTGTCCCAGCGGCTGTACGACGCGCTCACCGGAATCCAGTACGGCACGCAGCCGGACCGGCACGGGTGGATGACGGTCATCGCGTAGGACGCCGCGGGGCCCCGGGGCGTGCTATCCCCGGGGCATGAACCCGGACGTGCTGCTGGAGACGCGCGGGCCCCTGGCCCTGGTGACCCTCAACCGACCCAAGGCGCACAACGCGCTCGACCTGGGGATGATCCGCGCGCTGCACCCCGCGCTCGAGCAGTGGGCCGGGCGCCCCGAGGTGAAGGCGGTGGTGGTACGCGGCGCGGGCGGCCGGGCCTTCTGCGCGGGCGGGGACGTACGGGCCGTGGCTGGCTCGCTGGACGTGCCCGGGGAGCAGGAGCCGTTGGCACGCGCCTTCTTCCGCGAGGAGTACCGGCTCAACCAGCTCATCCACCACTACCCCAAGCCCTACGTGGCGCTGGTGGATGGCATCTGCATGGGCGGGGGGCTCGGGCTGAGCCGGCATGGCTCGCATCGCGTCGTCACCGAGCGGCTGCTGCTGGCCATGCCGGAGACGGGCATCGGCTTGTTTCCCGACGTGGGCGGCGGCTGGTTCCTGCCGCGCTTTCCGGGCGAGTCGGGCACGTACCTGGGACTGACGGGAAACCGGTGCGGCGCGGCGGACGCGCTGTGGCTCGGGTACGCGACCTGGCGCGTGAAGCATGATCGGCTGGACGCCGTGGTGGACGCGCTCGCGGCGGCGGACTGGGGCGGCGGGCCGGAGCACGCGGTCGTCTCCCGGGTGCTGTCGGACTTCACGTCGGAGCCGGGGCCCTCGCCGCTCGCGGCCCATGCGAAGGAGATCGACCGGTGCTTCGCGGGCAACCGGGTGGAGGAGATCCTCGAGGCGCTCGCGGCCGAGGGCACGCCGTGGGCGGAGGAGACGCGCGCCACGCTCGGGCGCATGTCGCCCACGAGCCTCAAGGTGACGCTGCGCCAGCTCCGGCTCGGCCGGGGCATGTCCTATGACGAGGTGGCGGCGATGGAGTACCGGCTGAGCCAGCGCTTCATGTCGCAGCCGGACTTCCGCGAGGGCATCCGCGCGGTGCTCGTGGACAAGGATCAGAAGCCCCGGTGGAACCCGCCCACGCTCGCCGAGGTGCGGGACGAGGACGTGGAGGCGTTCTTCGCGCCCCTCGCCCCGGGGGAGTGAGTCGCGGCGAACCGCTTCAGTAGCCGAGATCGAGTTCCTGAGCCTCCGCGGCCAGTTCCTTCAGGACCTGCTCCTGACGCCGCTCCTGCTCGCGTTTGAAGGCGAGCAGATCCTCGAAGCGGATCCGGCGGTGAGTGCCCGTCTTGTGGAAGGGGATCTTCCCCTGGTCGAGCAGGCCGATGAGGTACGGCCGCGACACGTTCAGCAGGTTGGCGGCTTCCTGGGTCGTGAGCTCCGCGTGGATGGGAACGAGGGTCACCGCGTTCCCCCGCGCCATCTGCTCCAGCACCCGGACGAGCAGTACGAGCGCACCCCGAGGAACGGACACGGCTTCCTTCACCCGGGGATCCTCGGGCCGTAGCGTCACGTGGGAAGCGCCTCGCTTGGACGCCTTGAGCAAGGGGGAGAGGAGCCGAGCCGCCCGCGCGGCCTCCTGGGCTTCGGCCTCACTGGGAGGCACCACATCCATCAAGTCCAGCGCGGTTTCCATCTCGCCACTCCCTTGGCATCGGCGGATTTCCCTCTTGGGGAGCCGTCGCACACATTGCTGCATCCACCTGTTATATCCGCAGTATTCGAAATAAACGCAACGGGCGCGAGAAATGGAGCCGGGTGATGCCCAGGAAGCAAGCAAACAGCCTGGACACCCATCCACCCCCTGAGTAACTTGGCGAGTCACCTGCGTCTTGACTACGCTCAAGGTTCATCAACATGCCGTTCATCGTTGTCTATGACGCGTGTGTGCTCTACCCAGCGCCTCTCCGGGATCTTCTCGTCCGGCTGGGACTGTCCGGTCTTTGCCAGGCCAAGTGGACACGGCGAATCCTGGACGAATGTTTTCATGGCATCGCGAGGCAACGCCCTGACCTGGATCCTCAGCGACTCGCGCGGAGCCGACGACTGTTGGAGACCGCCATTCCGGATGTCCATGTGGAGGGTTACGAGGAGCTCATCGAGAGCATCCACGGTCTGCCCGATGTGGATGACCGCCACGTCGTCGCCGCGGCCATCCGATGTGCTGCCCAGGTCATCGTCACATCCAACCTCAAGGACTTCCCCTCATCGGTCCTCGATCGTTACGGCATGGAGGCACAGCATCCCGACGACTTCGTCCGGAATCTCATCGGCTTGGATGAGACCACGGTCGTCGAGATCATCCGGGCACAAGCCGCGATCTTGAACGCCCCCCCGAAAACCCCCGCCGACATCCTGGAGAGACTCCACGACAGCGGCCTGCCCGTCTCGGTCGCTAGACTCAAGCAACTGCTCGGTGTCTGACCGTAGCTCCGTAACGAAGCGCGTCACGCGGGAGGACGCCGCGCGGCGGGGCCGCCCCGGGTAGGCTGCGCCGCACCGTCATGGACTCCGCTTCTCCCTCCCTGCGCAGCGTGCTCGCGCTGCTGCGGCGCAATGCCGACTACCGCCGCCTCTTCCTCGCCACCGTCGTGTCGATGCTCGGCGACTGGTTCGCCTTCGTGGCCATCAGCGGCTTCGTCACCGAGACCACCGGCCACCTGAGCGCCTCGGCCGCCGTCTACGCCGCCAGCGTCCTGCCGGCGAGCCTCCTGTCCCCCTTCGCCGGCCTGCTCGCGGACCGCATGGATCGCCAGCGCCTCATGGTCACCGTCGACCTGGTGCGCGTCGTGCCCGCGCTCGGCATGCTCGCCGCCCTCCTCTGGCGCGCCCCCGCCCTCGCGCTCGTGTGCGTCGCCCTGCTCGCCGCGCTCTCCGCCTTCTTCGACCCCGTCGCCGAGGCCTCCGTCCCCAACGTCGTCTCCCCCGAGGAGCTCCCCGTCGCCCAGGCCGCGCTCGGCAGTGTCTGGGGCAGCATGCTCTTCGTCGGCGCCGCGCTCGGCGGCCTCGCCACGCTCGCCTTCGGCCGCCACGTGAGCATCCTCCTCAACGCCGCCACCTTCCTGCTCTCCGCCTGGCTCGTGCGCGGCATCCGCCGCTCCTTCCAGCGCCCCCCCTCCTCCGATGCGCCCTCCGCCTCGACTTCCGCCTCCACCTGGCGGCAGCTCCACGAGGCGTGGACGTTCGCCCGCCGCCACCCCATCTCCCTCTCGCTGCTCACCACCAAGGTGGGCGTGGGCCTGGGCAATGGACTCGTGGGGCTCCTGCCCGCGTTCGCCGCGCGCAACTTCGGCTCTGGCGACGAGGGCGTGGGGCTGCTCCTGTCCGCGCGCGGCCTGGGCGCGCTGATCGGCCCCTTCCTCGGCCAGCGCTGGGTGCGCCGGGATGATCGCCGCCTGTTCTTCGCGTGCGGCGTCTCGATGATCACCTACGGCCTCGCCTATCTCCTGCTGCCCGCCGCGCCCTCGCTCCTGCTCGCCGCGGGGTGCGTGCTGCTCGCGCACCTGGGCGGCGGCGCGCAGTGGACGCTCTCCACCTACGGCCTCCAGGTGTCCACGCCGGACCGGCTGCGCGGGCGCATCATGGGCCTGGACTTCGGCCTCGCCACGCTGGGCATCGGCGTGTCCTCGCTCGCCGCCAGCGTCGCCGCCGAGGGCGTGGGCCTCACCCGCGCCGCCTGGGGACTCGCCGGAGTGTCCCTGCTCTACGGCGCCCTCTGGCTGTGGAAGACCCGCGGGCTCTGGCGGGGACGGCCCGATGTGCTCGCCGCCTCCCGCCCCCAGGAGTGAACGGGCACATGAACGCACCGAGGGGGCTGGAGCGCGTGTGGCTCCAACCCCCTCGGAGAACTTCCATCAGCTCATGTCCGGCCTCGCGACGCCCGCGACGGACTCAAAGCGTCCGCGCGAGAGGAGCCTCGGCGGGAACAGGCGCGGACTCCTCCTGCGAAGGAGCCATCCGGTAGCCCTGGCGCGGCGGCATGAAATCCAGGCGCCCGCCCCGGCCACCATCGTCCCCCGCGGCGCAGGTGTACTCCACCGTGCGCGAGCTGATCATGAAGGGCACCAGCGCGGAGAACGCCGCCGCGCAGGCCGCGCCGACGAAGAGGAACGCGCCGGTGTCGTCATTGGGGTTGGCGGCGGCGGCCCTGCCGCACGTCAATCCGCCCGCGATGCCGCCCGCCACGGTCAGACCCGCGTTGATGAGCCAATCCGTGCCACTCAGCTTGCTCTCCACCGTCGCGAAGCCGTGCTTGCACTCGCGCCCCGCGGGGTCGGAGACCGGCACGAGACCGCCAATCATGAACCACTGGCGCTCCGTGGACTCGGGCCCCGAGGGGGGCCGCGCATGACTGACGACCTTCGTGGTGTAGCAACCCACCTGGCTCGTCATCACGGCGGCCACGGTGACCATGGTTCCAAGACGCTTCGACATCGTGTGTTTCCCCTCGGGAAAGGCAGGCCGTCACGAGGAAGCCCGTGACGGCCAGGACGGCTCAACTCAAGGCGTCTGCGCGGGAGGAGCCTCGGCGGGCGCGCCCTCCTGCGACGGAGCCACCCGGTAGCCCTGGCGCGGCGGCATGTAGTCCAGGCGCCCGCCGCCCCGGTGGTCACCGTAGCCCTCGGCGCAGGTGTACTCCACCGTGCGCGAGCTGATCAGGAAGGGCAGCAGCGTGGAGAACGCCGCCCCGCAGGAGGCGCCGGCGAGAGCATTCACGGCGGGATCGCTGGAGGAGTTCCCGCACGCCAGTCCGCCCACGATGCCGCCCGCGATCCCCAGGCCCGCGTTGATGAGCCAGTCCGTACCACTCAGCTTGCTCTCCACCGTCGACAGGCCGCTCTCGCACTCGCGCCCCGCGGGGCCGGAGAGCGGCACGAGGCCACCAATCGTGAACCACTGGCGATCCGTATACGCGGGCCCCTCGGGCCGGGCCTGACTGACGACCTTCGTGGTGTAGCAGCCCACCTGGCTCGTCATCACGGCGACCACGGCGACCACGGTTCCAAGACGCTTCGACATCGTGTGTTCCCCCTCGGGAAATAGGAGTGCGGCTCAATCGCGCACGGGCACCCCGGACGGGAGGCTTAATTGAATATTCACACCTCGCGCTAGCCCCCGCGGTGGGATTGCCCCACCAGCCCATCGATGGCCGTCACGATGAAGCCCATGACCACCAGGAAGATGCCCGCGTCGAAGAGCACGGAAGTGTGGAACTCCAACGTGCCGAAGTGCGTCACGACTCCGCCCGGGCGCGGGTAGTGCGTCACCGGCGCGGCCCCCCACACGAGCGGCCCGAAGGCCACGCCCAACAGCAGCAACAGGCCCACGCCGGCCACGTGGGGCGCGTAGCGCACGCCGGGCAGACGCCGCGCTTCTTCCCTGCCGCTCGCCACGTATTGCAACAGCACCGCGAGCGCCCCCAGCACGCCCGCGCCGAAGCTGTCCCCGGCTTCCACGTAGCCCTTGAGCCACACCGCCACCGCCACCACCAGTGCGGGCAGCAACACCAGCCGTGACGTGGAGGGGATGAAGGATTTCATTCCGCGCGCTCCCCGGTGAGCAGGTGGATGATGCCCAGCAGCACCACCACCATCACCGACGTCTCACCCACCGTGTCCAGCCCCCGGAAGTCGGTGATGATGGCCGACACCACGTCCCGGGCGTGCGCCGCCTCCGTCCACGCCACGTGCGCGCTCACCACGCGCTCCTCGTGCAGGTGCGACAGCGCATTCCAGGACGTCGCCGTGGCGCTCACCCCCGCCACACCCGCGAACACCCAGTCGCGCCAGCGCGTGCGCGTGGCCTCCACCTGCGCGCGCTCCTGGCTGTGGCGCGGCAGCCGCGAGAGCAGCGCGAGGAAGAGCAGCGTGAAGGTCGTCTCCACCAGCACCGCCGTGAAGGCCACGTCCGGCGCCGCCGCGAAGGCGAACACCGCCGCGAGGCTGAAGCCCACGCACGACAGCAACATCACCAGGTGCAGGTGGTTGGCCGCGCGCAGCGTCGCCACGGCCGCGCCCGCGGCGATGAGCAGCCCGAGCACCAGCGGCACATCCGCGAGCCCCACCCCCGGCCCCCAGGAGAAGAGCGGCCCCCGCCCCGGCGTGGTCACCAGCGCCGCCGCGCCGAGCAGCCCTGCGGGCACCAGCACCGACGCCACCCGATCCCTCAAGTCGCGCACCTCCAGCCGCCGCAGCCCATCCGACAGCGCGTCCGCGCCCGCGAGCAGCGCGCCATAGGCCCGCTCCACGCCCACTTGGGACGCCGCGCGCGTGAGCGCCTCCAGCGGGGCCTCCCACCGCCGGCGCGTGACGAGCACCCCCGCCCCCAGCACCCACGCGCCCAGCGCGAGCAGATTCTCCGCCCGCGCATCCAGGTGGTAGGCGAGCTTGAGCGGCGCCGGGTGCCCGAACATCTCCCCCTCCGCCGCGTCCGCCAGCCCATTGAGAGGGCCGAGCCACACACCGCCCAGGAGCACCCCCGCCCCCAGCACCCCCACCGGCGCCACGAGCCCCCACGAGGCGTGCCCTCCCGCCCCGCGCGGCGCGCCCAGGAAGAGACCCGTCCACAGCCGCCCGGTGTACGCGAGCGTCAGCGCCGCGCCGAGCACCCCCGCCGCGCTCCACGCCCCGCCCCGCTCCACGAGCGCGCGGAAGAAGAGCTCGTCCTTGAAGAAGCCCAGCGTGAGCGGCAGCCCGGCGAGCCCCGCGGCCGCCACGGCGCTCGCGCCCGCGAGCCCCGGCAGCGAGCGCCACAGGCCCCCCACCTTCTCGAGCGACTCCTCACCGGTGGCGTGGGTGACGGCGCCCACCGTGAGGAAGAGCGCCGCCTTGCACAGGCCATGGGCCAGCACGTAGAGCGGAGCGCCCGCGCCGCCCAGCCCCACCAGCACGAGCACGTAGCCGTACTGGGCGATGGTGGAGTACGCCAGCACGCGCTTGAAGCGCCACGCGCACAGCGAGAAGAGGCTGCCCACGAGCATGGACAGAAGCCCCACCGCGGCGAGCCCCTGGAGCACCGCGGGCGCGAGGGCGAAGACGGGCAGGAAGCGCTGGAGGACGAAGACGCCCGCGGCCACCATCGCCGCCGAGTGCAGGTAGGCGGACACGGGCGTGGGGGCCGCCATGGCGCGGGGCAGCCAGAAGTGCAAGGGCACCTGGGCGCTCTTGGCCAGGGCCCCCACCGCCAGGCAGCCCAGCGCCACGGTGAGGCGGGTGCCTCCGGGAGCGCGGGCGGCGAGCTCGGACAGCTCGAAGGTGCCACACGCGAGCCCCAGCGACACCACCCCCGCCAGCAGCACCACCGAGGTGCCCCCGGTGACGATGAGCGCCATGAGCGCCGCCGAGCGCGAGCCGGTGCGCTCCCGGTCGTAGCCGATGAGGAAGTAGCTGGCCACCGTCGTCAGGTCCAACGCGATGACG
Encoded proteins:
- a CDS encoding PAS domain-containing hybrid sensor histidine kinase/response regulator; translation: MDTTRSERLAALEAENARLRAALARAEANGAWVGPPGEVIDPSALVRLAPRISWAADPEGRITGLPESWVELTGMERETALGDGWLRLVHPDDRSAVSAAWARAISSLGSFEAEYRMRLSRGDYRWMHTRALPLRGPQGNILRWHGMTEDVHERRAAEDSLRVLNETLETRVAERTHELAAANARLQSEIAERGRAEEALRHAQKMEAVGQLTGGIAHDFNNLLSGILGSLSILQKRLELGQVDQAPRYINSAMASVNRAAALTHRLLAFSRRQPLEPRPVDAQALIASLEELMRRTIGPAIQLEVRPAEGLWHTLCDPHQLENALLNLVINSRDAMPSGGRLTLETENTWLEAGGPMAPRDLAPGAYVRIRVTDTGSGMPPDVIARAFEPFFTTKPLGHGTGLGLSMIYGFARQSEGHVHIDSEVGRGTSVTLFLPRFLGEAQEEDKAAGAPVAARAEGETVLVVEDEPLLRELVMEILGELGYRTIEAADGPEGLKVVQSKKRIDLLVTDIGLPGLNGRQLADAARELRPGLKVLFMTGYAENAVFGTGYLDAGMQMITKPFDPDALATRVREMFEG
- a CDS encoding PLP-dependent aminotransferase family protein, producing the protein MGLQHSSSVPIVTETGWTPRLEDRRGPLYRAIADALAEDREAGRLLPGTRLPTHRELAERLGVTVGTVTRAYGEAEKRGLVRGEVGRGTYVRDKAAPTHMPTPMEADEASLVELSINAPATPEGDPVGQALRASLEELGRSPRLAELLAYQPAAGALRHREVGAAWSGRFGLSARPEQVVVCAGGQHAMEVALAALTQPGDVLATEALTYPGIKVLARRFQLRMQGLAMDADGLLPDALEAACRAGPVRLLYLQPTCHNPTGVVMSEARRREVAEVARRHGVLVLEDDSYGLLPSVRPPPLACFLPESSYFIAGVSKLLTPGLRIGYLVGPARARGERLAEEVGLASLMTTPLMAEVLSRWVEDGTADALVVAQRRETGERQALARAVLGTGVRCEPTVPLYHLWLGLPEGRRSEAFTAQARRHGVAVTSADLFGVGPGLVPSAVRVCIGTPRTRAQLERGLRRLREVLDAGPEPLAVV
- a CDS encoding branched-chain amino acid aminotransferase, producing the protein MMPIEVQRAAALKPKPAATDVLGFGKYFTDHMFRMDYAPERGWHQARIVPYGPLGLDPGAAALHYAQSVFDGAKVFRGRDGKLRAFRLTDHCARLAASAERLSMAVVPPELARASIEALVKEEAAWVPSAPGTSLYVRPVVIASEAFLGVRPADKYIFFAILSPVGNYFSNGAEPVRIWVEQRHTRAAPGGLGGAKAAANYAASLQASVEAKKRGYAQVLWLDALEHRYIEEVGTMNLFVRIGDEIVTPPLDGTFLPGITRESALTLLRDWGMKVSERKLSIDELREAHREGALHEVFGTGTAAVISPVGGLGFEEGELKIGQGRVGEVSQRLYDALTGIQYGTQPDRHGWMTVIA
- a CDS encoding MnhB domain-containing protein yields the protein MKSFIPSTSRLVLLPALVVAVAVWLKGYVEAGDSFGAGVLGALAVLLQYVASGREEARRLPGVRYAPHVAGVGLLLLLGVAFGPLVWGAAPVTHYPRPGGVVTHFGTLEFHTSVLFDAGIFLVVMGFIVTAIDGLVGQSHRGG
- a CDS encoding enoyl-CoA hydratase/isomerase family protein — protein: MNPDVLLETRGPLALVTLNRPKAHNALDLGMIRALHPALEQWAGRPEVKAVVVRGAGGRAFCAGGDVRAVAGSLDVPGEQEPLARAFFREEYRLNQLIHHYPKPYVALVDGICMGGGLGLSRHGSHRVVTERLLLAMPETGIGLFPDVGGGWFLPRFPGESGTYLGLTGNRCGAADALWLGYATWRVKHDRLDAVVDALAAADWGGGPEHAVVSRVLSDFTSEPGPSPLAAHAKEIDRCFAGNRVEEILEALAAEGTPWAEETRATLGRMSPTSLKVTLRQLRLGRGMSYDEVAAMEYRLSQRFMSQPDFREGIRAVLVDKDQKPRWNPPTLAEVRDEDVEAFFAPLAPGE
- a CDS encoding helix-turn-helix domain-containing protein — translated: METALDLMDVVPPSEAEAQEAARAARLLSPLLKASKRGASHVTLRPEDPRVKEAVSVPRGALVLLVRVLEQMARGNAVTLVPIHAELTTQEAANLLNVSRPYLIGLLDQGKIPFHKTGTHRRIRFEDLLAFKREQERRQEQVLKELAAEAQELDLGY
- a CDS encoding PIN domain-containing protein; amino-acid sequence: MPFIVVYDACVLYPAPLRDLLVRLGLSGLCQAKWTRRILDECFHGIARQRPDLDPQRLARSRRLLETAIPDVHVEGYEELIESIHGLPDVDDRHVVAAAIRCAAQVIVTSNLKDFPSSVLDRYGMEAQHPDDFVRNLIGLDETTVVEIIRAQAAILNAPPKTPADILERLHDSGLPVSVARLKQLLGV
- a CDS encoding NADH-quinone oxidoreductase subunit L, whose protein sequence is MTVVLPLLLVLSGVALVLGVGAWRPSWAGPVGALCSAAGLGAFLRARAVGFAAVSLEWIPTWNVRLALALDGLSFLYGTLVLGVGLLVLVYACAYLPHYLEERHRPRRDEVRLYAWVLVFMGAMLLLVMARDALLLVIALDLTTVASYFLIGYDRERTGSRSAALMALIVTGGTSVVLLAGVVSLGLACGTFELSELAARAPGGTRLTVALGCLAVGALAKSAQVPLHFWLPRAMAAPTPVSAYLHSAAMVAAGVFVLQRFLPVFALAPAVLQGLAAVGLLSMLVGSLFSLCAWRFKRVLAYSTIAQYGYVLVLVGLGGAGAPLYVLAHGLCKAALFLTVGAVTHATGEESLEKVGGLWRSLPGLAGASAVAAAGLAGLPLTLGFFKDELFFRALVERGGAWSAAGVLGAALTLAYTGRLWTGLFLGAPRGAGGHASWGLVAPVGVLGAGVLLGGVWLGPLNGLADAAEGEMFGHPAPLKLAYHLDARAENLLALGAWVLGAGVLVTRRRWEAPLEALTRAASQVGVERAYGALLAGADALSDGLRRLEVRDLRDRVASVLVPAGLLGAAALVTTPGRGPLFSWGPGVGLADVPLVLGLLIAAGAAVATLRAANHLHLVMLLSCVGFSLAAVFAFAAAPDVAFTAVLVETTFTLLFLALLSRLPRHSQERAQVEATRTRWRDWVFAGVAGVSATATSWNALSHLHEERVVSAHVAWTEAAHARDVVSAIITDFRGLDTVGETSVMVVVLLGIIHLLTGERAE
- a CDS encoding MFS transporter, with the protein product MDSASPSLRSVLALLRRNADYRRLFLATVVSMLGDWFAFVAISGFVTETTGHLSASAAVYAASVLPASLLSPFAGLLADRMDRQRLMVTVDLVRVVPALGMLAALLWRAPALALVCVALLAALSAFFDPVAEASVPNVVSPEELPVAQAALGSVWGSMLFVGAALGGLATLAFGRHVSILLNAATFLLSAWLVRGIRRSFQRPPSSDAPSASTSASTWRQLHEAWTFARRHPISLSLLTTKVGVGLGNGLVGLLPAFAARNFGSGDEGVGLLLSARGLGALIGPFLGQRWVRRDDRRLFFACGVSMITYGLAYLLLPAAPSLLLAAGCVLLAHLGGGAQWTLSTYGLQVSTPDRLRGRIMGLDFGLATLGIGVSSLAASVAAEGVGLTRAAWGLAGVSLLYGALWLWKTRGLWRGRPDVLAASRPQE